In a single window of the Micromonospora sp. WMMD1155 genome:
- a CDS encoding long-chain fatty acid--CoA ligase translates to MREFSVPPIVTVGDAANLTDPVWDNAEVAPDAVQFARPVPHADGTVTTWTDVTCLQFRDEVAAVARGLVAAGIEPGVRVGLMSRTRYEWTLLDYAIWAVGAVTVPIYETSSAEQAAWILEDSNAVGVVVETEAHADLVAGVRHRLPELNHVWQIDGGAVGELVTTGAEAEPAEVERRRKAVRADDLATIIYTSGTTGRPKGCVLTHRNMYADVANAVPVLPNLFNAGASTLLFLPLAHAFARLIQIGVVQARATMAHCADTKNLVAELQAFRPTFVLSVPRVFEKVYNGAKQKAEADGKGGIFARAEQVAIAYSEALETRGGPGLALRAQHAVFDRLVYRKLRAALGGRCRDAISGGAPLGARLGHFFRGIGVTVLEGYGLTETSPAAAANLPTGTRIGTVGRPLPGVTVRIEDDGEILISGELVFQGYWRNETATAETISSDGWFRTGDLGDLDADGYLSITGRKKELIVTAGGKNVAPAVLEDLVRAHPLISQCVVVGDAKPFIAALVTVDEEALPAWLEGAGMPADTPVGQLREHEGLRREIQAAIDTANQAVSKAEAIKVFRVLPRDFTEATGELTPSLKVKRQVVHKTYAAEIADIYRG, encoded by the coding sequence GTGCGCGAGTTCTCCGTCCCGCCGATCGTCACCGTTGGCGACGCGGCCAACCTCACCGATCCGGTCTGGGACAACGCCGAGGTCGCGCCCGACGCCGTCCAGTTCGCCCGCCCCGTCCCGCACGCCGACGGCACCGTCACCACCTGGACCGACGTGACCTGCCTCCAGTTCCGCGACGAGGTGGCCGCCGTGGCCCGTGGGCTGGTCGCCGCCGGCATCGAGCCGGGCGTCCGGGTCGGCCTGATGAGCCGCACCCGCTACGAGTGGACGCTGCTGGACTACGCCATCTGGGCCGTCGGCGCGGTCACCGTGCCGATCTACGAGACGTCCAGCGCCGAACAGGCCGCGTGGATCCTCGAAGACTCCAACGCGGTGGGCGTCGTGGTGGAGACGGAGGCGCACGCCGACCTGGTCGCCGGCGTCCGGCACCGGCTGCCCGAGCTGAACCACGTCTGGCAGATCGACGGCGGCGCGGTCGGCGAGCTGGTCACGACCGGCGCCGAGGCCGAGCCGGCCGAGGTCGAGCGGCGACGCAAGGCCGTCCGCGCCGACGACCTCGCCACGATCATCTACACCAGCGGCACCACCGGCCGGCCCAAGGGCTGCGTGCTCACCCACCGCAACATGTACGCCGACGTCGCGAACGCGGTGCCGGTGCTGCCGAACCTGTTCAACGCCGGCGCGTCCACCCTGCTGTTCCTCCCCCTGGCGCACGCCTTCGCCCGGCTGATCCAGATCGGCGTCGTCCAGGCGCGGGCCACCATGGCGCACTGCGCCGACACCAAGAACCTGGTCGCCGAGTTGCAGGCGTTCCGGCCGACCTTCGTGCTCTCCGTACCCCGGGTGTTCGAGAAGGTCTACAACGGGGCCAAGCAGAAGGCCGAGGCGGACGGCAAGGGCGGCATCTTCGCCCGCGCGGAGCAGGTCGCCATCGCGTACAGCGAGGCTCTGGAGACCCGGGGCGGCCCCGGCCTGGCCCTGCGCGCCCAACACGCGGTCTTCGACCGGCTGGTCTACCGCAAGCTGCGCGCCGCGCTCGGTGGGCGATGCCGGGACGCGATCTCCGGCGGCGCGCCGCTCGGCGCCCGGCTCGGTCACTTCTTCCGGGGCATCGGCGTGACGGTCCTGGAGGGCTACGGCCTCACCGAGACCTCGCCCGCCGCCGCGGCGAACCTGCCCACCGGCACCCGGATCGGCACCGTCGGCCGCCCGCTGCCCGGCGTGACCGTCCGCATCGAGGACGACGGCGAGATCCTGATCTCCGGCGAGCTGGTCTTCCAGGGCTACTGGCGCAACGAGACGGCGACCGCCGAGACGATCAGCTCCGACGGGTGGTTCCGCACCGGCGACCTGGGCGACCTCGACGCCGACGGTTACCTGAGCATCACCGGCCGCAAGAAGGAGCTGATCGTCACCGCCGGTGGCAAGAACGTCGCCCCGGCGGTGCTGGAGGACCTGGTCCGGGCGCACCCGTTGATCAGTCAGTGTGTCGTCGTCGGTGACGCCAAGCCGTTCATCGCGGCACTGGTCACGGTCGACGAGGAGGCGCTGCCGGCCTGGCTGGAGGGCGCCGGCATGCCCGCCGACACCCCGGTCGGGCAACTGCGCGAGCACGAGGGCCTGCGCAGGGAGATCCAGGCCGCGATCGACACCGCGAACCAGGCCGTCTCCAAGGCCGAGGCGATCAAGGTGTTCCGGGTCCTCCCCCGCGACTTCACCGAGGCGACCGGCGAGTTGACCCCGTCGCTCAAGGTCAAGCGCCAGGTCGTCCACAAGACGTACGCGGCGGAGATCGCCGATATCTACCGAGGCTGA